The Antechinus flavipes isolate AdamAnt ecotype Samford, QLD, Australia chromosome 4, AdamAnt_v2, whole genome shotgun sequence genomic interval TGGTAGAATCTGAACCAGGTCTGTCTTGATTTCAAGGGCATGGTTCTCTATTCTACCTCCCTCTCTTCCATATAATTCCTTTCCCTAGGATATCCAGCATTCCTAAGAATTACTGCCTCTTAAGCAAATAAAAATAGGTAGCTAGAAAATCATGGGATTAGAACTAAAAAGGACCTTTAATATCATCTAGCCTAATTCTCCATGTAACGGGAAGGACACACAAGTAGAAAGGTGGATGTAATTAAGAACACAAGAGTTCCAGTGTCCCTTCTACTACTTATACATTGTATGTATGATCTTagcaaagttattttccttttaggggcttgattttcctcatctataaaaggaggagtTTAAACTAAATATTGTCTAAAATTATTTGCAGCTCAAACATTCTAAGCTTACTATTTATTCTCGCGTGCAAGATTTAGtagttttccaaaatttttgtgGGATATCCCCTCCAAGTTTTCCCTAATCCCATTTTCCCAAAGACTCACCTCCACAGAGATGCCTCTAGCGCTGGGTCCCATGGTGACAGTGCCCACTTTAACCAGGAAGTCACAGTACTGGTATCGAGTGCCACGGGTCTCAATCTTGTTGGCCTTGGCATTTTGGAAAAAGCCCTTGAGCTTCACCATGAGCACGTCAAAGTTTGCGTCGGCAATGAGGCAGGGGCCATTCTCAAAGAGGGCAAAGCAGCTTAGAGGGTATTCTGAGTTGTGCATCACATACATCAGCTTCCCAGCCTGGCCTACAAAGAAGTAAAGGCCAAATTCATTACCAAATCCAAAACAATGTAGAATTCAGGGTATAAGATGAGAAAGTTGAACTAGAGAAGACCTTGGGGTCCTTTCCAAGGGAAAAGTTTAGTGATGTTGGGAGAAGGAAGCCCACTGCTGATAATCTAGGCATTTACCCAGCAGTAGCACGTCAAACCTGTAGTATTTGCCAGGAAAGGGATGAAAGGATGGAAAGATCAAGAAGCAATAACAATTTTAGCCCTAAATACTGCCCAGAAATGCCCAGCCAGCTTTTTGTAAAGAACCTAGACTAACATATGTCCCAATGGGATCTGTCATCATCTTTCATGGGAAGTGTCTTCACAAGTGAGAAGCAAAAAATTTAGATGCGAAGATACAAGACAACACTTCTGAGTTCTCAAACCAGTTCAGTCACATCATCCTAACCAGTCTGAGCCCCTTCATCTACACAGAAGGGTACAGTGGGACATAACAAAAGGAATGGCAAAATTAAATGAAATCCACCCCCAATGGCTCTCTATAACTGGACCTCAAACCATATCAGTATAAATATAAGTCATATCTCTTCCCAAAATCTTAGGACcaaaaggataaacaacaacaacaacaacaacaacaacaacaacaacaacaaaaaaaaaaaaaaaaacatgatcatAGCTgtagaattagaaaggacctcagagatcatttagtttaattctctcatttaacagagaagaaaactgaggctagggAGATTATAAGAAGCCCAAGAGCACACAGGTTTAAGCATCAAGTTGGGATGTGAAGTCAAGACCCCAAAGTTGatgttctttctactttcctaTTACTTCCTTTGAGGTACATAAAACTTAAATGCAGATTATAATGTAAGTCTTAGTTAATTTTCAGTATATGTCAATAATAGCAGAGACAAAGCTCCAACAAGTTCAAAATAGGGTCTAAGGAACAGACCAGTTGATTTGGTGCAGAGGCTCAAGCCTCCCATTGCTACCCCAAATGAGGCCCCAGGAAATTGATTTTTTCACTCTGATGATCTATATGTagacagtaaaaagaaaaaaaagaaagaaaagatcaaatcACAAAGAGTAATGAAAGATGTCTGGCCAGAGATGGATTTTGCCCAATAAACAGTAATTAACAATATGTTTgccaaaaccaatgcaaccaaggtAAACAGAAAATTGGGAAACAGTTTTTGCAGTCagtttgataaaggcttcatttcagaaatatataggtaactcagtcaaatttataaggacacaagtcattcctcaattgataagtggtcaaaggatataaataggcagatttcagatgaagaaattaaaactatctatagtcatataaaacacTATCAAGCAGACAAAGGAtctgcagttttatagccctttgggttccatattgctcttgtgaatggttggatcagttcacatgtCCACAgacaatacattagtgttccaatttttgcacatctccaacatttttcattttcctttctatcatcttagccaatttgatagctTTGATGTggtaccctttgatcaagcaataCCTCTACTATGTCTATAttcagagagatcataaaaaagggaaaaggatccacatgtacaaaaatatttatggcagttctttttgtggcaacaaagaattaaaaattgaggagatgcccctcaattggagaaaggcttaaCAAATTTCAgaacataaatgtaatggaatactattgtgctataagctATGAGGAgcaagtagatttcagaaaaatctttaaaagatttatgtgaattgaGGCAGAGTGGAATAGAACACTGTACACAGGCACAGCAATATGGTATGATGaccaattatgatagacttaactattctcagtaatacaatgatccaagacaattccaaaagactcatgatggaaaaagcTATCCATCTctagtgaaagaactatggaatctgaatacagactcaagcatactattttcactttgtttttgttttttcttcctcgtGGTTTTCcccttatgttctgatttttctttcacatgataaatatagaaatatattaaacatgactGTACATGTAACCTATTCAAaatgtttgctgtcttggggaacagggaagggaagggagaaaaatttggaatcaaaattttataaaaatgaatgtgaatcagcaacagcaagattatacaatgatcaattctgaaggacatggctcttgtcaataatgaagtgattcagatcagttccaatggtcttgtgatgaagaaaccCATCTGTACCCCGAGAGAGgacagtggaaactgaatgttgaccataacatagtattttcactctttttgttgttgtttgcttgtattttgttttctttctcatttttttcctttttgatttgaattttctggAGCAGCATggtatttgtagaaatatgtatagagaaattgcacatgttcaacatatactgggggggaggaggagggaaggggaaaggagaggagattagaacacagggttttataggagtgaatgttgaaaattatccatgtatataatttgaaattgaaaagctttaatttaaaaaaatttaagtaaataaaaattatagaaaaaaattaatgtgattttaaatcacatgtaaaaaatacaggtaattggaaaaaattaaatactattacatagagaagaaagaatgttTGCCAAATTTCTTGCAAATCTTAtctaaaactaaactaaaaaagaaaggaagagggagaagactACTAAATCAGCATAAAAAGCTACAAAGAATTAGCAGTCAAAATACTCAATTTCACAAGAGACAAAATCCAAGAAAGCAGCAAGTAGTAAAGCTCACAGCATcccatacacacaaaaaaaattttatttaaatacaatGGCCCAAAGTTTAGAGATGAAGTGGATTTAGTGATTGTAAAAAGTGGaagcaaatttgacctcaaaggTATCAGTAAGACTTGTTGAAATGAAACTCTTGGTGCTAAGTTGGAATGGGTAAAacttattcaaaagaaacaaaatagattagaaaacgtaaaagaaaatgaagaaaaggaaaagcatctTCTATTAAGAAGGCATACTCATatgataaagtccaaattcagAGAGGAAAAGTCTGAACAGATTCATCCAAGAGTGTGGgtgaagatcaaaagaggaagaaataataatgacTTTTAATACTGGAGTACACAAAAACCACtgggacagaaagaggaaataaatgaagaTCTTGGGAAACATCACAAGCTTGATACAGAGGCATGCATGATATAATAGTAATATGGACTTAAAATTATCCAAGATATCTtctagaattctttctctttaatgaaaACAGCAAATGGCTAATAACTTCTTAACTTGCTTTTAGTCATAATTTTATTCCTCAAAAATGTGAAGGACATAAcaaagtgttatgggccagaactctgtacttaaaacaaggattcttacaaggtgttaagccagtgaaattgatgagacaatggttatctagtttagcatggtgattaatagttctctagttcagtacatgtacttagtacttaatatagtatgataaagtaattataatagagtatataacagccaacAGTAACTGAGATTAGTAATAAATACAATCTTCTATCCCCCATTACTACAAAGAAAATAAGACTGATACAATACAATGTTCtcagttggttttctggaggtcttgggatcagccttcctttcagtaatcaccagaatagccaagtgttaaagtccaaattctttcttgtctccttgcctggggctctgctagctttctggagagccttcagaccagccttggtctcagtggaggaagtgCAAGAGGccaggtggtgtgagatgaagtgaatgaatctgtttCCTTGGCTCATAGAACTTGAGCTCTGGCCtccttgtcttctctggctctgaccctggctgagtttgtcccagcttatatgctctattctaattacattatcataggtgtgaatcttgtagaataggtgtcaatcttgtcaaaatatattaagtactaagtatatgtactgaactaCAGAACTATAattcaccatgctaaactagataactattgtctttctcaattccactgagttataTCTtgttaagaatccttgttttaagtacagagttctggcccataacaacaaAGGAAAATCCTATTCTGGATTTTGTTCTCAACAAAAGGGAAGAACTGATTGCTAAAACAGAAAGGATGTATCCCGGGGAGTCAGTGATAACTTCCTCCCAGAATTTGTgatagagatggagaggaagtcttcacatagTCTGGCATACACTCTAGGGACCTGGAGATTTCAAAGGATTCAGGAAAAATATGTAAGATCCCATGGACAAAAATGCTCCAGTGGAAGTCAGCTCAAGAGGAATGGTACAGGTTCAAGAATGAAATTGTAAAGACACAAAGGGGAACAATTCCAATGACAAGAAAAAACTTCCCCATCTTATATTTGTGGAATTGACTTATTTTAAACTCAAATGTAAGACTTGACATTTacctttttgaattttgaatttaacTTCTTCCTAATAGTCTACCTGTGAAGATTCTTTTAGATGCTTTTACTATGTAATCCATTGAGTTAGTTATCCCTCTCAGATTTCTTTCACCTGAAAAATCTGATTATCGTACCATTTATTCCTTTAcgcaagtcattaataaaaaaaatgaattagcaaGGGATCAAACACTGATCCCTGTGACACTCCACATGATAATTGGGACAGCCTATCTAAATAGTCATTTAAGAAGTTTAGCCTCACACCCAACAAACAGGTcaagatgacaaaagaagaaaagagtctATGGTGGAGGAGCTTCAGAAGACCTGCATACTAATAACAATGTTGATAGAACTGTAAGTTACTCAAACaatttctggaaaataatttaaagttaaGCAAAAAAGTTGTTGGCACTAAAAATGTACAGCTTAGCTTTAAAAAGAGCTTAAAAACAAAGTTTCACATACTCTAAAATAGTCACAGCAGtattttttgtaatagcaaagaatgagaaacaaaatagatactaatagacaaattgtggtacataatATCAGAatattatacaaataagaaatgagaaataccAAGAATtgagagaaacatgggaaaacttGTCAGAACTGATAGAATAAAGAGAACTAGAAATTCATTTTCACTCAGCCCCAAATAAACAGGCAAAATATAAACAAGattaacaatgaaaacaaaaaaacaaacaaaaagcatgaaactagaggcagttaggtagcacaatagatagagcaccagcctgaagtcaggaggacgagttcaaatttggtctcagacacttaacccttcctaactgtatgaccctagacagtcacttaaccccaattgcctcagaaaaaaacaaacaaaaaacccatgaaactaaatactatataaattatagtGAGCAAGTTTGGCCCTTAAACATAGCTTCCTCCCCTCTTTGTATAATTAGGAGACTCTGGGCATGCA includes:
- the MED20 gene encoding mediator of RNA polymerase II transcription subunit 20 isoform X2: MYVMHNSEYPLSCFALFENGPCLIADANFDVLMVKLKGFFQNAKANKIETRGTRYQYCDFLVKVGTVTMGPSARGISVEVEYGPCVVASDCWNLLLEFLQSFLGSHNPGAPAVFGNRHDGVYGPADTMAQYMELFNKIRKQQQVPVAGIR